A stretch of the Campylobacteraceae bacterium genome encodes the following:
- a CDS encoding cobalamin biosynthesis protein has product MLSTFLLSDELDTSFITKYEYGAMLYKNPRGIGCIKCHKGASKEVVLAIYLDKNDQEQQIIVPAINKLSFVDFKKVLQAKKSESLIMPTYFLTNDEIASIFFYIKNIKKQ; this is encoded by the coding sequence ATTTTAAGTACTTTTTTATTAAGTGATGAATTAGATACTTCTTTTATTACCAAATATGAATATGGTGCAATGTTGTATAAAAACCCAAGAGGAATTGGGTGCATTAAATGCCATAAGGGTGCTTCAAAAGAAGTAGTTCTTGCAATATATTTGGACAAAAATGACCAAGAACAACAAATAATTGTTCCCGCAATTAATAAACTCTCTTTTGTCGACTTTAAAAAAGTCTTACAAGCAAAAAAAAGTGAATCTTTGATCATGCCTACGTATTTTTTAACCAATGACGAAATTGCATCTATCTTTTTTTATATTAAAAATATAAAAAAACAGTAG
- a CDS encoding 50S ribosomal protein L25/general stress protein Ctc, with the protein MLEGIVRDSMHRLATKQLRKDGYLIANIYGKGLENISAAFKRNEFIKALRAKENIVFEVSVAGTVYKVVVKEYQKHPMTSDLLHVDLMVAQPGVRTNYSVPVTTSGTPIGLKNKGLFIVHKKRIPVKCTVENLPEVFNLEVSALDNGHSILVRDMKMPANVDCYLDPRVPVVGVINAK; encoded by the coding sequence ATGTTAGAGGGTATCGTAAGAGATAGTATGCATAGACTAGCAACTAAACAACTGAGAAAAGATGGTTATTTAATTGCTAATATTTATGGTAAAGGTTTAGAAAATATTTCTGCAGCTTTTAAAAGAAATGAATTTATTAAAGCTTTAAGAGCTAAAGAAAATATTGTATTTGAAGTAAGTGTTGCAGGAACTGTATACAAAGTGGTTGTTAAAGAATATCAAAAACATCCAATGACTTCAGATTTATTACATGTTGATTTAATGGTTGCTCAACCTGGTGTTAGAACTAATTATTCAGTACCAGTTACAACGTCAGGAACTCCTATTGGATTGAAAAATAAAGGTTTATTTATTGTTCATAAAAAAAGAATTCCTGTTAAATGTACTGTTGAAAACTTACCAGAAGTATTCAATTTAGAAGTATCTGCTTTAGATAATGGTCATTCAATCTTAGTTAGAGATATGAAAATGCCAGCTAATGTTGATTGTTATTTAGATCCTAGAGTTCCAGTTGTAGGTGTTATTAACGCAAAATAA
- a CDS encoding aminoacyl-tRNA hydrolase, whose product MFLITGLGNPGSKYELTRHNIGFLVIDEITKNLSLKTTINKSNFIAQLIKSSNSLFAKPQTFMNNSGQSIEAIASYYNIVNEDIIVIHDDIDLPFGTVKFKIGGGHGGHNGLRSLDAHIGKEYIRIRVGVGKPANKIDVANYVLSNFSKVELNTLEDIIVHIIKAIEAIKTLPLVEVKSKFTMK is encoded by the coding sequence ATGTTTTTAATAACAGGCCTTGGAAACCCAGGTAGTAAGTACGAACTTACAAGACATAATATAGGTTTTTTAGTTATTGATGAAATAACTAAAAACCTAAGTCTTAAAACAACTATCAATAAATCAAATTTTATAGCCCAACTTATAAAATCTTCAAATTCACTTTTTGCAAAACCACAAACATTTATGAATAATTCAGGACAAAGTATAGAAGCTATTGCCTCTTATTATAATATTGTAAATGAAGATATTATTGTTATTCATGATGATATTGATTTACCTTTTGGAACGGTTAAGTTTAAAATAGGTGGTGGACATGGTGGGCACAATGGATTACGATCTTTAGATGCACATATTGGAAAAGAATATATTCGTATTAGAGTAGGGGTTGGAAAACCAGCTAATAAAATTGATGTTGCTAATTATGTTTTATCTAATTTTTCAAAAGTAGAATTAAATACTTTAGAGGATATAATAGTTCATATTATCAAAGCTATTGAGGCTATAAAAACATTGCCTTTAGTGGAAGTAAAATCCAAATTCACAATGAAGTAA
- a CDS encoding LptF/LptG family permease yields MSLITQYILTKFLKNFFIILVSLELFFVGLDFLQNFKKLPESANLQLLYLLYNGFFTLTLTLPLSLVFAWILTLVVFIKSNELVAFYSLGTKEKYIYQPIMRVSFFLLSILFLLQATPLAYSYEQKGKIVKNEYFTNSKADIFLKYNDYFVYFKKLYPLEKKAIGIHIYKLQGRDIVESIVAERAYFQNNKWYVLDAKILSKPLNIDWKSSKIEVRYEKFLHTLEGFKPKILDNVYESKSKFSILDALSALVLLKEQDISTLKVRASLYYEVVGIFFVMPLLLLVFSFAKANARTFSFTAFTTFSIFGTLIVWGIFFMLHKLTFGGILLPELSILLPFFLWIILAYFIFYKNTSSN; encoded by the coding sequence ATGAGCTTAATAACACAATATATTTTAACAAAATTTTTAAAAAACTTTTTCATTATTTTGGTTTCTTTAGAACTATTTTTTGTAGGTTTAGATTTTTTACAAAATTTTAAAAAACTCCCAGAATCTGCTAATTTACAACTGCTGTATTTATTATATAATGGTTTTTTCACCCTAACACTTACTCTTCCATTATCCTTAGTTTTTGCATGGATACTTACTTTAGTAGTATTTATTAAATCCAATGAATTGGTGGCATTCTATTCTTTAGGTACTAAAGAAAAATATATTTATCAACCCATTATGCGTGTGTCATTTTTTTTATTAAGTATTTTATTTTTATTACAAGCAACTCCTTTAGCTTATTCTTATGAACAAAAAGGAAAAATTGTTAAAAATGAATATTTTACAAATTCTAAAGCAGATATTTTTTTAAAGTATAATGATTATTTTGTGTATTTTAAAAAACTATACCCCTTAGAAAAAAAAGCCATAGGAATACATATTTATAAACTTCAAGGAAGAGATATTGTTGAAAGTATAGTGGCTGAGCGTGCCTATTTTCAAAATAATAAATGGTATGTATTGGATGCAAAAATACTAAGTAAACCTCTTAATATTGATTGGAAAAGTTCAAAAATCGAAGTAAGATATGAGAAGTTTTTGCATACTCTTGAAGGTTTTAAACCAAAAATTCTTGATAATGTATATGAATCAAAATCAAAATTTTCTATTTTAGATGCTTTAAGTGCTTTGGTTTTATTAAAAGAACAAGATATAAGTACTCTAAAAGTACGGGCTTCTTTATATTATGAAGTGGTTGGTATATTTTTTGTAATGCCTTTACTTTTATTGGTTTTTTCTTTTGCAAAAGCAAATGCAAGAACCTTCTCTTTTACTGCATTTACTACTTTTAGTATTTTTGGGACCTTAATTGTTTGGGGAATCTTCTTTATGTTGCATAAACTTACCTTTGGAGGTATTTTATTGCCTGAACTTTCAATTCTTTTGCCCTTTTTTCTCTGGATAATTTTAGCATATTTTATTTTCTATAAAAATACTTCAAGTAATTAA
- a CDS encoding NUDIX domain-containing protein, with product MNSDHKKAYGLCIYKISKKSIKVLLCKGVTSKDSWGFLKGVVLKNEEEKTCAQREVEEESSLYVKKQYFEEYFEQLNEEKDVGIWLVESSCIVDMDDKFIDDKLLDNFLSWENQKVKFFSLDDLPLIRDKQMYIMRDIRDFLQNKH from the coding sequence ATGAACAGTGATCATAAAAAAGCCTATGGTTTATGTATTTATAAAATAAGTAAAAAAAGTATAAAAGTACTTTTATGTAAGGGTGTTACAAGTAAAGATTCTTGGGGATTTTTAAAAGGTGTAGTACTTAAGAATGAAGAAGAAAAAACCTGTGCGCAAAGAGAAGTGGAAGAAGAAAGCTCTCTTTATGTAAAAAAACAATATTTTGAAGAATATTTTGAACAGTTAAATGAAGAAAAAGATGTAGGGATTTGGTTGGTTGAATCGTCTTGTATTGTAGATATGGATGATAAATTTATTGATGATAAACTATTAGATAATTTTTTATCCTGGGAAAATCAAAAAGTAAAATTCTTTTCTTTAGATGATTTACCTTTAATAAGGGATAAACAAATGTACATAATGAGAGATATTAGGGATTTTTTGCAAAATAAGCATTAA
- a CDS encoding N-acetylmuramoyl-L-alanine amidase has translation MSYLRAVLSSDIKKEEKYLKELIFVGKKLQYNTTKYQNELKKINTKKTSVKKTNLKKSPIKKPAKKIQKYSKSSYSIKSVYTKNNTIVILFNKNITNKYLTFFELHYKKLSKDVFDIKGNFKDAKPSKLNIKGIDRISIAQNQKDVLRIVLSHKKNLKTTYIFNKRSIIIKIHNLSLTRVSPGISKIIKNKYYINKNKVIVIDAGHGGKDSGAVGPYKRYEKHSVLKVSKYLYTYLKQEGYKVYLTRNKDKFIKVNNRTVLANRKKADIFISVHANSVPKSKAHRISGIETFFLSPARSERAKRVAAKENRSDLRKMNYSSKNSFLTVLNRSKITASQKLAIDVQKNILYNVRKSYNKVNDSGVREGPFWVLVGAQMPSILVEIGYISHPLESKRLYSRDYQKKMARGIANGVNAYFAKNP, from the coding sequence ATGTCCTATTTAAGGGCAGTTTTAAGTTCAGATATTAAAAAAGAAGAAAAATACCTCAAAGAGCTTATATTTGTTGGTAAAAAACTGCAATACAATACCACTAAGTACCAAAATGAACTGAAAAAAATCAATACAAAAAAAACTTCTGTTAAAAAAACAAATCTTAAAAAATCTCCTATAAAAAAACCTGCAAAAAAAATACAAAAATACAGTAAATCAAGCTACAGCATAAAATCTGTTTATACAAAAAACAATACTATAGTTATCTTATTTAACAAAAATATTACCAATAAGTATTTGACATTTTTTGAATTGCATTATAAAAAACTTTCAAAAGATGTATTTGATATTAAAGGGAATTTTAAAGATGCAAAACCCAGTAAACTAAATATCAAAGGAATTGATAGAATTAGTATAGCTCAGAATCAAAAAGATGTTCTAAGAATTGTTTTATCTCATAAAAAAAATCTAAAAACTACTTATATTTTTAATAAAAGATCTATAATTATAAAAATACACAATCTATCATTAACACGAGTAAGTCCAGGTATTTCTAAGATTATAAAAAACAAATACTATATTAACAAAAACAAAGTCATTGTTATAGATGCAGGACATGGAGGGAAAGATTCAGGTGCAGTAGGTCCTTATAAACGATATGAAAAACACAGCGTTTTAAAAGTATCAAAATATCTCTACACTTATTTAAAACAAGAAGGCTATAAAGTTTATCTTACAAGAAATAAAGATAAGTTTATAAAAGTTAATAATAGAACTGTTCTTGCAAATAGAAAAAAAGCGGATATATTTATCTCAGTACATGCAAATTCTGTTCCCAAAAGTAAAGCACATAGAATAAGTGGAATTGAGACTTTCTTTTTAAGTCCCGCAAGAAGTGAAAGAGCCAAAAGAGTTGCAGCAAAAGAAAATCGCTCAGATTTAAGGAAAATGAATTATTCATCTAAGAATTCATTTTTAACCGTTTTAAACAGAAGTAAAATCACAGCATCTCAAAAGCTTGCCATTGATGTACAAAAAAATATCTTATATAACGTAAGAAAATCATATAACAAAGTAAATGATAGTGGAGTAAGAGAAGGTCCCTTTTGGGTCCTGGTAGGGGCTCAAATGCCATCTATATTGGTAGAAATTGGATATATTTCTCATCCTCTTGAGAGTAAACGTTTGTACTCCAGAGATTATCAAAAAAAGATGGCAAGAGGAATTGCAAATGGAGTTAATGCTTATTTTGCAAAAAATCCCTAA
- a CDS encoding nitronate monooxygenase, which yields MKIGKYEIKHPIFQGGMGVGVSWDQLAGTVSKEGGLGVISAVGTGYYEDRAYAEKLVRGKPKDALNFYSKEGLTAIIRNARKICGDAPIACNVLYASNDYGRTVTDACEAGANMIITGAGLPTNMPEFTKDYPDVALIPIVSSARALKLICRKWKRYNKLPDAVIVEGPLSGGHQGFSYEQCFQEEFQLENIIGPVIEEAKNWGSMPIIAAGGIWNKDDIDKYLAMGCTGVQMATRFIATYECDAHANFKKILLNAKADDIKLFKSPVGLPARGVKTQLQFSIEEGTAPKVVCISNCVAPCHRGVEAKAVGYCIADRLSSAYNGDEETGLFFTGANGYKIDKIISVAELMEKLTKGE from the coding sequence TTGAAAATAGGTAAATATGAAATAAAACATCCTATATTCCAAGGTGGAATGGGTGTCGGTGTAAGCTGGGATCAGTTAGCTGGTACGGTAAGTAAAGAAGGTGGGCTTGGTGTAATATCTGCTGTTGGAACTGGTTATTATGAAGACAGAGCTTATGCTGAAAAACTAGTACGTGGTAAACCAAAAGATGCATTAAACTTTTATTCAAAAGAAGGTTTAACAGCAATTATTCGTAATGCAAGAAAAATATGTGGAGATGCTCCTATAGCATGTAATGTACTGTATGCATCCAACGATTATGGAAGAACAGTTACAGATGCCTGTGAGGCAGGAGCAAATATGATTATTACGGGAGCTGGTCTTCCTACTAATATGCCAGAATTTACAAAAGATTATCCTGATGTTGCGTTAATACCTATCGTTTCATCAGCACGAGCTTTAAAATTAATTTGTAGAAAATGGAAGCGTTATAATAAACTTCCTGATGCTGTTATTGTTGAAGGTCCTTTAAGTGGAGGACATCAAGGTTTTTCTTATGAACAATGTTTTCAAGAAGAATTTCAACTTGAAAATATCATTGGTCCCGTTATTGAAGAAGCAAAAAATTGGGGTTCTATGCCTATTATTGCAGCAGGTGGTATTTGGAACAAAGATGATATTGATAAATACCTTGCTATGGGCTGTACGGGTGTTCAAATGGCAACACGTTTTATTGCAACGTATGAATGTGATGCTCATGCAAATTTTAAGAAAATACTTTTAAATGCAAAAGCAGACGATATTAAACTTTTTAAATCTCCTGTTGGTTTACCAGCACGTGGTGTTAAAACACAATTGCAATTCTCAATTGAAGAAGGAACAGCTCCTAAAGTAGTTTGTATTTCTAACTGTGTTGCACCTTGTCATAGAGGGGTTGAAGCAAAAGCAGTAGGTTATTGTATTGCAGATAGATTATCATCTGCTTATAATGGCGATGAAGAAACTGGACTATTTTTTACAGGAGCAAATGGTTATAAAATTGATAAAATCATTTCTGTAGCAGAACTTATGGAAAAACTCACCAAAGGAGAATAA
- a CDS encoding tyrosine--tRNA ligase → MENKIKEALAEIKRGSFEIIDFERIEKLIKQFYETGKNYYVKAGFDPTAPDLHLGHTVLIQKLATFQKFGGIVQFLIGDFTATIGDPTGKSETRKVLSEEQVLENAESYKEQVFKILDPEKTQVMFNSKWLKELGAGGIINLASNLTVARMLERDDFSKRYAKQAPIAVSEFMYPLLQGYDSVAMNTDIEIGGTDQKFNLLMGRTLQKAYNCKKQQAVLMMPILEGLDGVNKMSKSLNNYIGVTDEANDMFGKILSVSDELMWRFYELLSQKSIQEIKDLQVGVKNKSLHPKKVKEDLAMELVEKYHGEGSGLKAKEEFEKIFTKKDIPSEMAEFTFEHGAWICQVLVDSNLVKSTSQARRDVKANAVSLNQKKISDEKLNLEKGEYILQKGKKSFARIIIKG, encoded by the coding sequence ATGGAAAATAAAATAAAAGAAGCGTTAGCTGAAATTAAAAGAGGTTCTTTTGAAATCATTGATTTTGAACGAATTGAAAAACTAATAAAACAATTTTATGAAACAGGTAAAAACTATTATGTAAAAGCAGGTTTTGATCCAACTGCTCCAGATTTACACTTAGGACATACTGTTTTAATACAAAAATTAGCTACATTCCAAAAATTTGGAGGAATTGTTCAATTTTTAATTGGAGATTTTACTGCAACTATTGGCGACCCAACAGGGAAAAGCGAAACCAGAAAAGTATTAAGTGAAGAACAAGTATTAGAAAATGCAGAATCTTATAAAGAACAAGTATTTAAAATACTGGATCCAGAAAAAACACAAGTAATGTTTAATTCAAAATGGCTAAAAGAATTAGGTGCAGGGGGAATTATTAATCTTGCATCCAACCTTACTGTTGCTAGAATGTTAGAAAGAGATGATTTTTCAAAACGTTATGCTAAACAAGCACCAATAGCCGTAAGTGAATTTATGTATCCTTTATTACAAGGTTATGATTCTGTTGCTATGAATACCGATATTGAGATTGGAGGTACGGATCAGAAGTTTAATTTACTAATGGGAAGAACCTTGCAAAAAGCCTATAATTGTAAAAAACAGCAAGCAGTATTAATGATGCCAATTTTAGAAGGTTTAGATGGGGTTAATAAAATGTCTAAATCCTTAAACAATTATATAGGCGTTACAGATGAAGCAAATGATATGTTTGGAAAAATACTGTCTGTATCGGATGAATTAATGTGGCGATTTTATGAATTGTTGTCACAAAAATCTATTCAAGAAATAAAAGATTTACAAGTGGGCGTGAAAAACAAAAGTTTGCATCCTAAAAAAGTCAAAGAAGATTTAGCTATGGAACTGGTTGAAAAGTATCACGGAGAAGGAAGTGGTCTAAAAGCAAAAGAAGAATTTGAAAAAATATTTACGAAAAAAGATATTCCTAGCGAAATGGCTGAATTCACTTTTGAACATGGAGCATGGATTTGTCAAGTATTAGTAGACAGTAATTTGGTTAAATCTACATCTCAAGCAAGACGTGATGTTAAAGCCAATGCAGTTTCTTTAAATCAGAAAAAAATCTCTGATGAGAAATTAAATTTAGAAAAAGGCGAGTACATTTTACAAAAAGGTAAAAAAAGTTTCGCTAGAATTATAATAAAGGGCTAA